The DNA window cctgctCGTCCCTGCCCATTGTACTGCTTGCCACAGCCACGCACGTGTCCCCAATTGTAAGACTTTATTAAGAAAAAGAACCATAGAACAAGCAACTGTACAACGAATAGAAGAGGGAGAAGACAACAAAAAGAAAACTGTACAACaaccaagcaagagaaagagcaggAGCTTAAGCAAAGAGCCTTAGCAGGGAGAGGAAATCTGTTTTTTTTAGTCACCAAATCTATGTGCCTGAAGCTTAGCTTCTCGGAGAAGGGTTGTCTCCATGAATCAAAAGagggatgatcactatcaaagaTCGTAGAAAGATAGAAAGGAATGAGGGGAATCACTGTACACCCATGCATTGTGGGGGGTGCCTTCATATATATAGAGCCATGTACAAGTACAATGCATACAATACGGTAGCTATACAAAGGACAATACGCTAGCTGTACAATAATCCTAATACCCGACCGCAGTCGTAGTAAGAGGATCACGAACGCACAGACTGGTCCGAAAATCCGAAAACTGCTGTAAGGGAAGACCCTTGGTCTTGATGTCGGCGAACTGGTGTGCCGAAGGAACATGGAGAACGCGAACTTGTCCAAGAGCAACCTTCTCGCGGACGAAGTGGATGTTGATCTCGATATGCTAGGTACGACGATGATGAATGGGGTTGGCGGTCATATAGACAGCGCTGAAATTGTCGTAGTAGACGATCGTCGCCAAGGTACATCGTAGTTtggcgcttggaggaccaggaCACCAGATTGTCGCCGAGGAAGATGCAGAAGCCGGAGGTGGAGCGGCATATGTGTGGGGGCAGCCCGCCAATCAGCGTCAGAGTAGGCGGTGAGCTGATCAACGGTTCCATTGCCCAGGTGAAGACTGGTGAAGAGTGAGCCCTTGATGTACCGGAGAATACGCTTGATCCTCCAGAGGTGAGGCATGAggcactaccggagacggcttctttgtcgagtgtcccagactttgccgagtgctttttatcgggcactcggcaaagaggttgtttgccgagtgccagagagaaaacactcggcaaacaactggcactcggcaaagatgtggtttgccgagtgccgagcattcggcaaacaataacactcggcaaaactggtctttgccgagtgttattctcctgacactcggcaaagggccgccgccgttaacggTCGGTAGCCGCcgtaaccctttgccgagtgtcttctcctgacactcggcaaagcggtgatttgccgagtgtcatttttgacactcggcaaaccatttttttttcacttttgacctccaaactttttctgcagtcctcatacaatacttggtactccatgttccaatgtggcacatttctcggactttttctatatttctttaatttattttatttaatttgtATTAATTTCAGAACTGTAGTAACTCCTAACAATTATTAACCAAACATGCTTATCCTTTTATTTGTAAATATGTGTTAATGAAGTTACAACTTTCAGTAGTATACTAGTATTGCACAAGTTATCTTTTTCAGAGATTAGATTTCACCTGTGTCACCATTGCTTGCGTTGTCTGTCCAGTAGGTCTTCCTAAGGATACTTGTTGGACACAACTAGGAATATGACTAGTCTTTATAAGGATGAAATGCTCTTTTAGAGGATAAGACGAAATGTTCTGTTTATTTGTGTGTGATAATTGGTTGGTTGAATCATGTTAGGCTGGTAGCTGGTTAGTCTTGCTTTGAATAGAAAACACATTCTGCAAAGTAAATAACAGAATAGATCAGAAGTCATCTTGCTTTCAAGTTTTTATTTGGAACCATCTGTTAAAAAAGTGTGACCTTCAATTCATTGTAACATCCTGGTTTATGATTTGTGATGCATAAGCTGATTCTTTGTTTCTCTCATGTAGACCAGATGGTAAGATGATGGCTAGATGTGACTGGAGTTGCTGGAGAGCTCAGAAGGTCTGGACCAGCTAGGCGATAGACGCTGATGTATAGATGTTGGTGAAATGTTAGAATCTGTGAATATACAGTTGCCTTTTAATGGCTAATACTCTACATGTCAAATTGTAATCGCTTTTCTATAGGCACCGTGAGACTATTAATTGTGATAATTGTTTAAATGGGTTTGACCATTGATAATTGTTTAAATGGGTTTGACCATTGATAATTGTACATTGTATGACAGCTATTAAACTGaaatatgctgagaaaaaaaattatttttttctttgaaaaataggtttgccgagtgtaattccaaaaaacactcggcaaacatcacagatttgtcgagtgccacgggccaggcactcagcaaaggtcgcctgtttgccgagtgtcttgacaggacactcggcaaataggctacctttgccgagtgtcttgcctgtcgcactcggcacagtggccacctttgccgagtgtctgagtcaacggcgctcggcaaagcagcaacctttgccgagtgcttgaccttgacactcggcaaagccgccgtcatggcgacttttctttgccgagtgtcaaattagcacttggcaaaggctttgccgagtgaccgataaagtgcactcggcaaagagatctttgccgataaattgtttaccgagcgccctttgtcgagtgtaacactcggcaaaggctttgccgagtgtatatcggcctttgccgagtgcctgaggcactcaacAAAGAAGCCGCCTCCGGTAGTGAGGGGATCATGCATGAACAAGCAGACCTGCAGAACAACATATGCCAAATCAGGCCATGTCAAGGTGAGGTACTGGAGGGCACCTACGAGACTCTGGTGGCGGATAGCTTGTTCCGTGCATCCACGAGCGTGGCAGTGGGATGGCATTCAAACATGCCAGCCCGCTGGAGAAGGTCGACGGTGTACTGATGTTGCGATAAGAATAGCCCCGAGCTGTCGCGCGTCACGAAGATGCTGTGGAAGTGGTGAAGGTCACCAAGATCCGTCAGGGCAAACTCGAAGTGGAGGCATGCCGTGATGAGCTATAGCAACTCACGGGACAATGCCGTGAgaatgatgtcgtcgacgtagaggAGCAGGTATGCGATGCGATGCGATATCTGTCTTTCTATAGAGATGAGTCGGACTTAGACACAGTGAAGCCCATGCTGCAGACGTACGTGGCGAAGCGCTAGTTCCAGGCCTTGGGCGCCTGCTTGAGCCCGTACAAGGATTTCTACAGGAGATAAACATAGTCAGGTTTGGTGGGGTCAACGAAGCTAGACGGCTGCTAGTAGTAGGCAGTCTCCTCGAGGTGGCCGTGGAGGAAGACGTTCTTCACGTCTAGCTGATGGATGGGCCAGGCACGCAAGGCAGCGATGCTAAGGATGGTTTGGATCGTCACCGGTTTTACAACCAGGCCAAATGTATCATCGTAGTTCACGCCGGCCTGCTGTGAGAAGCCACGGACCACCCAGGATGCCTTGTGTTGGGCGAGGGAGCCATCGGAGTGGTACTTGTGCCTGAACATCCATTTGCCAGTGACCACATTGGCATCGGGCGGTCGAGGCACAAGGCGCCAAGTACTGTTAGTGATGAGAGCATTGTACTCCTCGGCCATCGCACACTCCCTCGCGGCTGGCTCATCCTGCCTAGCCCTGGTGCCGTGGGCGTCACCTCCACCACCGCCCTCGACCACGGCCACCCCTCACATGAGCTTCTACTCTAGATCCGGCACGAGCACCCCCGCCTCCACCACCAGCCAGGCTCTAGCGGCGTGCCACCGCCTCTGCCATCCACCACTGTCATGCTAATCCCaagcttcttctcttcttcttctttagtgGACACACTCGCAGCCGGCACTACCCAACCACCCTCTTCCACTGCTCGGTGGGAGGTGCCCCCGTCACCCGCCGCCGTCTCGACCACGACCACTGCCTCTCTAGCAACCTCTCTGTGGCAGCCCATTCTAAGCGCGGAGAGCATTGAAACCCCCGAAATCCCAAACCCTGACACTGCCACCTGCTTCATCTCCGGCGGCGGTGGCAAGAGttcatttataatttttttttgtcgtTTAGCGTGTGCGAGCTGAAGCATCTGGGTTGTTTTTGTTTTCTCTGCGTGTACCAACTAGTAGCACCGCGTTGGGCTCCCAAAGTCTCGGTTCCTTGGCAACTGAAATCACTAGGCCCACCACTACTAGCTTGGGGGCTCCGTGGCTCGCTAGCGTGAAGCCCACTGTTCCGTTCTGTACTTCCGTTCCATTCATGATTCATCTCATGAGCTAGCTCTAGTTTTATAAATTGCAGCTAATTAACATCATCTCCAAAATCTAGCAATATAGTTCTCACCAAACAGAAAATGGAAACCATGATAAAGCGCATGTGTATGTCGACATACAAAAGGAAATAAACTTTGGCCACTTCTAAACAAGTATTTGAACTGGCCATATAAATAATGCCACTGAGTGGATTCTTGTCACGTAACACTGTAACAACATCTTCATATCTTCAGAAACAGATGAAAGCAAGTAGAAACAGGATGAAGGGGGCATTCATATATAATAACCACCCGGAGGCACAGACACGTCACACGTACAACCAAACAATTGAATTGAAGCACTCAAACACACAAATAATGAAATAAATAACACACGTAGGACAAATAATTGAAACACTCAAACGCACAAATAATTGAAACACTCAAAAACACCAAAGCACAAGGGAATGGAGGCACGGGCACTGGTACGCACCCACCATATTGGACTTGGACCCACCTGGCAGTTGCTCCCAGGCAGCCCGCTGATCTTCTTCAGCCTCTGACGGGTGATCATCTGAACCTGTATCTGCGAAAGACACGTAGGTACCATAAAGCGTTTCTTAATTGCCGAAAGGACTTTGATAAATTCCTGTGTATCTATCAAAGAGTCGCGCAAAAATGGCAAACGTACATACCTGTCCGAGACTCACTCAGTCCACCGTACTAAGTCCATTGTCACAATGGGTTCGTTTGTATTCTCAGCTAGCTGTCTTGAGCTCACCTATCTTGGGCCTTTGTTCCTGTATGTCTTCCACCAATATCTTGTTTTGAGTCTCAGGATCAGGAGCGGCGTCTATCCTGTGCCAATATATCCACAGTAAAGAAAACTGTGTGCTGGACCTCCTTGATGCTTGGGAGAAATCCTAGCCCAGAAAAATCAATTTTATTGTTTACTTCCCCTCTGACCCGCAGCCGCTCCAGTTTGGGCATTGCTCCTTCCTCAAATTTGATTGATTTGATGTTCGCTGTCACTTGAAGGGTAAACACCCTGAGGCTTCCGAATGCTATTCCGCCCTGCGGAGATTTGAAATCAAGTTCTTCACACTGAAACGACGACCTGTTGCCAAGCAGAACTAAAATTTCTAGCTTCGGTAGTTTCCCAAGGAATTCCATAGTAGCATCGTACTCCAATAGCCACGTGCCTACTAGTTTCAACTTCACCAGATGCTGGAGCTTCTCTATCCATACCGGCAACTTTTCCAGATTGCCGTACAGCTTGAGGCTCTGCAGGTTTTCCGGAGGTGAGGATATCTCATCCAAGCAACCACACAAACCTGGCTTTCCTGCTGAACTCACCAACAGTGATTCCAGCCTGCTGAGATTGGAAGTGGCCGAGCAAAACGCGCGACCATTCTTCTTGTTGATGCCGCTCACTCCTAACTTGCGCAATGCTGTGAGCATTCCGATGCCCCGTAGAACGTTATTTCCGCCCCTTCTGACATTCACTTCAGATAGTGTGTGCAAATCTTTAAGTTTTCTGATCCCCTTTGGCACCATAGCACCTCTTTCTTGATAAGGTGCTCCTGTCACGAGAGCTGGGATTTGCACACAGCAAGCAAAAGTGCATGCATCACGCCGGGTAAGGGCCTTACAGCTGCGGCCACCAATGTCCCAAACAAGAGGTAGGCAACAAGTTGCACAAAGACACGACCCCACAATACACCTCTTCATTAAACTATCAGTTTCCTCGCTTATTACGTAATCTGCTTTCCGTCCAGCATGGATGTACTGTAGCTTCCGAAGTTTGATGATGGTTTTTGGCAGAGCCCTTACGCATGTATTTCTGACGTCTAGCGTTTGGAGTTGCCTCAGGTTGCCCAATGAATCTGGCAGTAGATCAATGTCAATGCATCCCCGTAGAGAAAGGTAttttaggtgaataagcttccaaatCTGATCAAGGTGATGATATTTTAGATCCCAATTAGTCCCTTCCAAGTCGAGCACTCGTAGAAATCTCATCTTCTCAGAAATGAAAAATGGCTTCCACTTCCCAAACAGAGACAGCGATCGTATTCGGGACATGTCCACTATGCCCTCGAATTCACTCTTATCTCCCTTCCAGTTGCTACTTACAGCAAGATGGCGTATTGGGCCATGGATATTCATGCTGCAGCCTTCTTTCAATGTGAAGACAAGGTTTTCCTCCATTGACTTGGAGATGGCAATGTCACGGATGAGATCGTGGACTTTGCAAGAGTCTATTGATTTCCTGCTGTAAACTGATTGATGAGATGGTAAAATCATGCTTCTGTTCTTGAGTTCCACGAAGTAGTCATCAGCTATTTGACTGGCAGACTTCCCATGTGCCTCAGAAGAGTAACCTTCTGCTATCCACCGATGCACCAAACGCCTTCGACTAATGGTCTGGTCTTCAGGAAATATGGACAGATATAAGAAACAAGACTTGAGATGGTAGGGTAAACCATCATAGCTTTTCTCAAGCACAGCTCTTATTATCCCAAGCTCTGGATTCATCTCTAACTCAGCTCTGATATTCTCATTCAACTTTCTCCACTCTTCTACCGTCTTTGGTCGGCTTGCCAAGAAGCCACCTATGACAGCTATTGCAAGGGGAAGTCCACCGCACTTCTTTAggatttgtttttcttcttcaatCAAGTCGTGTCTCTTCTCAAACAAACCTTCGGTCTTCCCAAATACCTGATATGGGTACAGTTTAAGTATTTTTTAAATGAAACAATTTAAGTAAAAACTACTTAGGTCTCTCCTCACTTACTACTAGAACTAGCGAGTAGGCCCATGCCTACACGACTAGACTTGCTATGCTATAATATTTCAATTATAAATGTTATATTAATGCACCTATTTCTTCATCATTGTTCTAGCCTCTTGGCCACGCTTAAGTCTGCTTGCATGCCCTAGTCTACACACCTCTACCTAGCGTGGTTTTATTGAAATGAACCCCTAAGTGTGGGGCCGGCGTCGGGTATAGTCGGAGGGGCCGGCACCGGTGCGTGCAGACcgcgggggtggcggcggcggcggcggatccagtTGAGGctgtgagggggggggggggatgcagGTGAGGGGCGGCAGCGGCGGATCCAATTGAGACTGTGAGCGGGGTGGGGCGAATGCAGGGGGAGGGCAGGGGCGGTGGATGCAGGTGAGGCCGTGAGCTGGGGGAGCGGATGTAGGGGGAGGGCAGGGGTGGCGGCGTCGCCAGCTCCAATCCCACGCCGAAGCAGAACGGGGCGGCGTCGGATGCAGCGGGAGATGTGGGCGGCGGTGGACAAATGGGCCTAGGGTTTTTGGGTTCTTTTATATACTATTCCAATTCGTGGATGGGCCCACTAAAAAAT is part of the Miscanthus floridulus cultivar M001 chromosome 9, ASM1932011v1, whole genome shotgun sequence genome and encodes:
- the LOC136480425 gene encoding uncharacterized mitochondrial protein AtMg00820-like; amino-acid sequence: MAEEYNALITNSTWRLVPRPPDANVVTGKWMFRHKYHSDGSLAQHKASWVVRGFSQQAGVNYDDTFGLVVKPVTIQTILSIAALRAWPIHQLDVKNVFLHGHLEETAYY